Genomic DNA from Thermotoga petrophila RKU-1:
ATGAACTTTTTGATCCCCCGTTTTTCGTATTTTCTCTTCATTTCCATGACCTGCTCTCTTATCGGGAGCCTCATCAGAGTGGTAAAACCGCTTCCCGTGGCATCACAGTAGATACAGCCGCCCTTCCCTTTCGTACCGTCCCTGTTCGGACAGGAGAATCCCCCGTGTATCACTATTCTTTGAACCCTTTCACCGTATCTTTCCTTCAGATAATCGCTGAGCTTTCTGTATCGCACGGCCCATCCTCCTTTTCCTATCTATGATACAATAGTTTCAAAAGAACTCGAAATCGAGGAGGAGATCGGCCTTGCGGATGAAAGACCTCTACGCTCCTACTCTCAAAGAAACCCCTTCCGATGTTGAGACAGTGAGCCACGAGTATCTTCTTCGAGGGGGTTTCATCAGAAAAGTAGCCGCCGGTATATACACCTACCTCCCATTAGGAAGAAGAGTACTTCTCAAAATAGAGAACATAGTCCGAGAAGAGATGAACAGGATAGGGGCACAGGAAATTCTGATGCCCATCCTTCAACCTGCGGAACTCTGGAAACAGTCAGGAAGGTGGGACGATTACGGTCCCGAAATGATGAAACTCAAAGACAGGCACGAAAGAGACTTCACACTCGGTCCCACGCACGAGGAGATCGTCACGGACCTTGTGAAGAACGAGCTCCGTTCGTACAAACAGCTTCCTCTCACTCTGTATCAGATAGCGAACAAGTACAGAGACGAAATCAGACCACGTTTCGGTCTTCTCAGGGCGAGAGAGTTCATCATGAAGGATGCTTACAGCTTTCACGCGAGTTGGGAATCTCTGGACGAGACGTACGAAGAGTTCAAAAAAGCGTACTCCCGAATTATGGAAAGGCTCGGCGTGAGGTACATGATCATAGAGGCAGAAACGGGTGCCATCGGAGGGAACGCTTCCCACGAGTTCGTCGTCCCCGCGAAGATAGGAGAGACGAACGTGCTTTTCTGTGAAAAGTGCGGTTATCAGGCAAGCGATGAAAAAGCCGAATACAGGGGTGAATACACTCAGGAACAGGAAAAAGAAAAAACTCTCGAGAAGGTCCCTACACCCGGGGTGAAGACGATCGAGGAAGTCTCAAAGTTTCTCGGTGTTTCCCCGTCGAAGATCGTGAAATCCCTTCTCTACAAAGGAAGAGAAGGATACGTCATGGTACTCATAAGAGGAGACCTGGAGCTCAATGAAGCGAAACTCAAAGCACATTTGAAAGATCAGTCGCTGAGAATGGCAACTCCAGAAGAAATTCTGAAGGACTTCGGTGTTCCTGTCGGATTCATTGGACCCATCGGTGTGGATGTGAAGAAAGTGGCCGATCACAGCGTCAGGGGGCTGAAAAACTTCGTCGTTGGGGGTATGGAAGAGGACACGCACTACGTAAACGCAAACCATCCCAGAGATTTCAAGGTGGACGAGTGGTACGATCTGAGAACGATGGTGGAGGGCGATCCCTGTCCCGTCTGTGGTGAGCCTCTCAAGGCAACAAAAGGCATAGAACTTGGTCACATATTCAAACTCGGTACAAAATACTCCGAAGCCATGAAGGCCTACTTTATGGATGAAAACGGTGAGATGAAGCCTTTCATCATGGGCTGTTATGGCTGGGGAGTTTCCAGAACGATGGCGGCTGTTGTGGAGCATTTCCACGATGAGAACGGTATGATCTGGCCCCTTTCGATCGCCCCTTACACCGTTGTGGTGGACATTCTGAACATGAACGACGCTGAACAGAAGCAGGTGGGAGAAAAGATTTACCAGGTTCTCTCAGAAAAAGGAGAAGAGGTTGTTCTGGATGACAGAGAAGTCTCGCCTGGTTTCAAATTCAAAGACGCCGATCTCATAGGCTTTCCCATAAGAATAAACGTGGGAAGATCCCTCAAGGAAGGTGTTGTTGAACTGAAGAAACGCTATTCGAAAGAACTCGTCAAGGTGAACATCAAAAACGGTTTCGGCACGCTTCTGGAAACACTGGAAAAGATGAAGCGGGAGTACGATCCCAAGGAGGCTGCCAGGTGAACTACAGCAAACTCTCCTCCGCCACGATACAGGGAATAGAAGCAATGAAAATAGATGTGGAAGTGGATTTCGACAACAGGAGCGTTTTCAACGATATAGACGTGGTCGGTCTCGGTGACACCGCTGTGAAAGAGAGCAGAAAAAGGGTGAAAAGTGCTATTCTGAACAGCGGATTTTCTCTTCCACACGGTAAATACGTGGTGAACCTCGCTCCTGGAGACGTGAGAAAAGAAGGTTCCATGCTCGACCTGCCAATCGCACTGTGCATACTCGCTTCAACAGGAATAGTTCAGGTGAGCGAAAACATCCTCGCTATAGGAGAACTCTCGCTGAATGGAGAAGTGAAGAGGGTGAACGGGGTTCTTCCCGTTCTTCTTTCACTTTCAGAAAAGTTCAGTGGCACGGTGCTCATCCCAAAAGAAAACGAAGAGGAAGCAAAGTGTGTGAAAGGACTGGATATATACGCAGTGGAATCTCTCAGAGAATGCGTTGAGTTTTTGAGGGGAGATAGAGCGCTGAAACAGATCGAGTATTCGGGTATAGGAAACACGAACGTTGAATACGAGATTGATTTTTCCGACGTTAGAGACCACGAGATGGTGAAAAGAGCGGTGGAGATAGCCGTCGCAGGTTTTCACAACATCCTCATGATAGGAAATCCCGGTTCCGGAAAGACCATGATAGCGAAGAGAATTCCCACGATCTTTCCTCCCATGTCCGAAGAGGAAATCCTCGAGACGAGTAAGGTGTACAGCGCATCTGGTTATCCCGGGATCGTGAAACTCCGTCCCTTCAGATCTCCCCATCACACAGCGTCGACCGTCTCCATCATCGGTGGCGGTACCAACCCAAGACCCGGTGAGATTTCTCTTGCACACAACGGTGTTCTGTTCCTCGATGAACTGCCGGAGTTCAAAAGGGATGTGTTGGAAGCCTTGAGACAGCCTCTTGAGGAAGGTATCGTCACGGTTGCCAGAGCGAAGTTCACCGTCACATATCCCGCTCGCTTCATGCTGGTCGGTGCCATGAATCCCTGTCCCTGTGGGCATCTTGGAGATCCGAAACAACCTTGCGTCTGTTCTCCCAGAGACATCATGAGGTACAGAAAGAAAATCTCAGGTCCTCTTCTGGACAGGATGGATCTGGTGATCAACGTTCCGAAGCTCTCCTTCGAGGAAATGATGAAAAAACCCGAAGGAGAGAAAAGCTCTTCAATCAGAGAGCGGGTGATTAAGGCGAGGGAGATACAGAAAAGACGTTTCAGGGATACTCATATTTCCTGCAATTCACAGATGTCTCACAGAATGCTGAGGAGGTTTGTCCAGCTGGACGAGAAGAGTGAGGACCTCTTGAAAAGATACGTGGAGAAATATGGACTGTCAGGTAGGAAGATCGACAAAGTTCTGAAACTTTCACGAACGATAGCGGATCTGGAAGGTTCAAGCGGTGTAGAAATGAGACACCTCGCGGAAGCACTCCAGTACAGGTTTAGGGAGAGTTAACTTTCCCACCAGAACTTCCTCTCCGCTATTTCATCCATGGTCTTCCTTTCTTTGAGGTTTTCCTCACGAAAGTACTCTCGCATCTTTCTTTCTTTTAATTTTTCAAGAATCTTTCTCTCCTTCATTTTTTCAAAAAGTTTACTTCTCGTTTTTTCCTGTTCCTTCATCAGTTCAGAAAGTTCACTTTGCTTTTTTTTGATCTCTTCTTCAAAAAACACCATCTGCATCTCCATATTCAGGAGATCTTCCTTTCTGAGAACCTTTTTGTGAAGAAAATTACTTTCTATTCGCTTCTTTTCAGCGGAAAGTTGTTGTATAATTCTCTGGGTATTTTCCACTTTTTCATTGATTTTTGAGAGATCGTTTTTCAAAGTTTCTTCTTCCTTTCTTCGAACATCGTATATTCTCTGAAGTCTAAATCTAAAAGGCACGAATCATCACCCCAATAAGATTTTTGGAAAAATTTATAGTGGATGATAAAATTAAGTAAGGTTCTGATAATTTCCAGAAATATTTTACCAGAATCCGGGGGAGAAAGGCTTGTATACAAGGGAAGAACTCATGGAGATAGTGTCAGAGAGAGTGAAAAAGTGTACGGCTTGCCCACTTCATCTGAATAGGACAAACGTTGTCGTAGGAGAAGGAAATCTGGATACGAGGATCGTTTTTGTGGGAGAAGGACCGGGAGAGGAAGAAGACAAGACGGGAAGACCTTTCGTCGGAAGAGCGGGAATGCTTCTGACGGAGCTACTCAGAGAATCAGGTATCAGAAGAGAAGATGTTTACATATGCAACGTTGTGAAATGCAGGCCTCCCAACAACAGAACACCCACTCCTGAAGAACAGGCGGCATGTGGACATTTTTTACTCGCTCAGATCGAAATCATCAACCCAGATGTGATAGTTGCTCTCGGAGCCACGGCATTGTCTTTCCTCATGGATGGGAAAAAGGTATCCATAACCAAAATCAGAGGAAATCCCATCGACTGGCTCGCAGGAAAAAAGGTCATTCCAACATTCCATCCGAGTTATCTTCTGAGAAATAGAAGTAATGAACTCAGAAAGATCGTTCTTGAGGATATTGAGAAAGCAAAAAGTTTCATAAAGAAGGAGGGTCGATAGCATGCCAAGAGGAAGAAAGAAAACCCTGACACCTGCGCTCGAAGATTACCTTGCGGTGATTCAGGAGATACTTCAGAAACAACCCGCGGCGAGGGTGAGCACCATCGCGAGAAAGATGGGTGTGAGCCTTCCAAGTGTGACAAACGCCATGAAGAGGCTGGCGGAACTTGGATACGTCGAATACGAGAAGTACGGATACATAACCCTTACCGAGAAGGGAAAAAGAAGAGCAAGATCGTTGAGAGGTTCTCAGAACAGACTCAGAAACTTTTTCTTCTACGTGATGGGAATACCTTCGCCCACCGCGGAAAAACTCGCGCGTCATTTCTCACACTTCCTGGATACAAAAACGAGAGAAAGATTCAAGAGATTTTACGACATAATGGTGAATTTCGATGAGAGCAAGGTGCAGGAACTGAAGGAATTCCTCGAAGAGAGCAGAAGACTTGTGAACGTTCAGGAAATCCCTGAAGAAGCCAGAATTATGGAAGAAGATGAAGAAGAGGAGGCTCAACCATGAACGTTCTGGTAACAGGCGGAGCGGGCTTCATAGGATCCCACGTGGTGGACAAACTGATAGAAAACGGATACGGCGTCATTGTGGTGGACAATCTATCCTCTGGAAAGGTCGAAAACCTCAACAGAAACGCGCTGTTTTATGAACAGAGTATAGAGGACGAAGAAATGATGGAGCGGATCTTCTCTCTGCACAGACCCGAGTATGTCTTTCACCTCGCCGCTCAGGCTAGTGTCGCCATCTCCGTTAGGGAACCTGTCAGAGACGCGGAAACGAACATCATTGGATCTCTTGTGCTTCTTGAAAAATCCATCAAGCACGGTGTTAAAAAATTCATTTTTTCATCCACCGGTGGGGCTATATACGGAGAGAATGTGAAGGTCTTTCCAACACCAGAGACGGAGACACCTCATCCGATATCACCTTACGGTATTGCGAAGTACAGCATCGAGATGTACCTGGAATTCTTCGCAAGAGAGTACGGGCTGAAGTACACAGTCCTCAGATACGCCAACGTTTACGGGCCAAGACAGGATCCGTACGGTGAAGCGGGCGTGGTGGCCATCTTCACTGAAAGGATGCTCAGGGGAGAGGAAGTTCACATATTCGGTGATGGAGAGTACGTCAGAGACTACGTTTACGTTGATGACGTAGTCAGAGCGAATCTTCTCGCCATGGAGAAAGGCGACAACGAAGTCTTCAACATAGGAACGGGAAGGGGCACGACCGTGAACCAGCTCTTCAAACTGCTGAAAGAGATCACTGGCTACGATAAAGAGCCCGTCTATAAACCACCGCGTAAGGGCGACGTGAGAAAGAGCATTCTCGATTACACGAAGGCGAAAGAGAAGCTCGGCTGGGAACCAAAAATTCCTCTTGAGGAGGGATTGAAGCTCACCGTTGAGTATTTCAGAAAAACCCTTGAATGAACTGCTCAGGCCGAAAGATTTCGAGGATTTCGTCGGTCAGGATCATATATTCGGCGATAAAGGGATTCTCCGGCGAACTTTAAAAACAGGCAACATGTTCTCCTCCATCCTTTATGGACCACCGGGGTCTGGTAAGACCTCGGTTTTTTCACTGCTGAAAAGGTATTTCAACGGCGAGGTAGTTTATCTGAGCTCCACCGTTCACGGGGTTTCTGAAATAAAGAACGTTCTCAAAAGAGGAGAACAGCTGAGAAAATACGGAAAAAAACTGCTTCTTTTTCTCGATGAAATACACCGCCTGAACAAAAACCAGCAGATGGTCTTGGTTTCCCATGTTGAACGAGGAGACATCGTACTGGTTGCGACAACAACTGAAAACCCAAGTTTTGCCATCGTACCCGCCCTTCTCTCGAGATGCAGGATTCTTTATTTCAAAAAACTCTCTGACGAGGATCTGATGAAGATCTTGAAGAAAGCGACAAGGGTTCTCAAACTCGATCTGGAAGAGACAGCAGAAAAGGCCATAGTAAAGCACTCCGAAGGAGACGCCAGGAAACTCTTGAACACCCTGGAGATCGTCCACCAGGCGTTCAAAAACAAGAGGGCAACTCTTGAAGATCTGGAAACTCTGCTGGGAAATGTGAGCGGGTACACGAAGGAATCACACTACGATTTCGCTTCAGCCTTTATAAAGAGTATGAGGGGTAGCGATCCAAACGCCGCCGTTTACTACCTCGTCAAGATGATAGAGATGGGAGAAGACCCGCGATTCATAGCACGAAGAATGATCATATTCGCCAGCGAAGACGTTGGACTCGCCGACCCAAACGCTCTACATATCGCCGTTTCGACCTCCATCGCTGTCGAACACGTGGGACTTCCCGAATGCTTGATGAACCTTGTAGAGTGTGCCATCTACCTTTCCCTCGCTCCCAAGAGCAATTCTGTTTATCTTGCAATGAAAAAGGCCCAGGAACTTCTTGTGGAGGACGTACCGCTTTTTTTGAGAAATCCCGTCACCGAAGAAATGAAAAAGCGTGGATACGGGGAAGGGTATCTTTATCCTCATGATTTCGGCGGCTTTGTGAAAACGAACTATCTTCCAGAAAAGTTGAAAGGTGAGGTCATCTTCCAGCCAAAAAGAGTAGGTTTTGAGGAAGAACTCTTTGAAAGGCTCAAACGTCTTTGGCCCGAGAAGTACGGGGGTGAAAGTATGGCCGAAGTGAGAAAAGAACTGGAATACAAAGGGAAAAAGATCAGAATCGTAAAGGGAGACATCACAAGAGAAGAAGCGGACGCCATAGTGAACGCGGCGAACGAATATCTGAAACACGGAGGAGGAGTAGCGGGAGCGATCGTGAGAGCGGGTGGAAGCGTTATTCAGGAGGAAAGCGACAGGATCGTTCAGGAGCGTGGAAGAATTCCGACAGGCGAAGCGGTGGTAACCGGCGCTGGAAAGCTGAAGGCAAAATACGTGATTCACGCTGTGGGACCCGTTTGGAGAGGAGGCAGTCATGGAGAGGACGAACTCCTCTACAAAGCAGTTTACAACGCACTCCTTCGAGCTCACGAACTGAAATTGAAAAGCATCTCAATGCCTGCCATCAGCACAGGAATCTTCGGATTTCCGAAAGAAAGAGCGGTGGGAATCTTTTCAAAGGCAATAAAAGATTTCATCGATCAACATCCGGATACCGCTCTGGAAGAAATCCGCATATGCAATATAGACGAGGAAACAACGAAAATTTTCGAAGAAAAGTTCAGCGTTTGATGAAACCAAAAGAAGGGGCAAACGCCCCTTCTTTTTTTAAGACCTCTGAGGAAGTATTGAATCAACTCAAACGAGTTCTTGGATCTATTCCGCAACAGATTTCCATACCTGAAAGGAACTATTGATATTTTCATCATACCACAGAAAGTAAAAAAAGTAAAGGGGGCCTTTGGCCCCCTTGTTATCATTTAGAATTCTTCAGGAATACTCGGTGTTTCTTTTTTCTCCTCGGGTTTTTCAACGATGAGCACTTCCGTTGTCAGGAGCATTCCAGCGATGGACGCGGCGTTCTGCAGGGCGCTCCTTGTAACCTTTGCTGGGTCAATGATTCCTCTTTCAAACATGTTGCAGTATTCTCCCCTGAGTGCGTCGAATCCATAGGCTGGATCGTCATTCGAGAGTATCTTCTCTATGATCACCGCTCCGTCGTATCCTGCGTTTTCAGCAATCTGCTTAATGGGGGCTGAGAGTGCCTTGTAAACGATCTGTGCTCCTATCTTCTCGTCGCCTTCGAGCTCTTCTATGACCTTTTCAACGGCCTTTCTTGCTCTCAGGAGTGTTACTCCTCCACCGGGAACGATACCTTCTTCAACGGCTGCTCTTGTAGCGCTCAGTGCGTCTTCAATTCTGTGTTTCTTTTCCTTGAGCTCTGTTTCGGTGGCCGCTCCAACCTTTATGACGGCTACTCCTCCTGCGAGTTTTGCCATCCTTTCCTGGAGAGTTTCTTTTTCGTACTCAGATGTGGTTTCCTCTATC
This window encodes:
- a CDS encoding proline--tRNA ligase; the encoded protein is MRMKDLYAPTLKETPSDVETVSHEYLLRGGFIRKVAAGIYTYLPLGRRVLLKIENIVREEMNRIGAQEILMPILQPAELWKQSGRWDDYGPEMMKLKDRHERDFTLGPTHEEIVTDLVKNELRSYKQLPLTLYQIANKYRDEIRPRFGLLRAREFIMKDAYSFHASWESLDETYEEFKKAYSRIMERLGVRYMIIEAETGAIGGNASHEFVVPAKIGETNVLFCEKCGYQASDEKAEYRGEYTQEQEKEKTLEKVPTPGVKTIEEVSKFLGVSPSKIVKSLLYKGREGYVMVLIRGDLELNEAKLKAHLKDQSLRMATPEEILKDFGVPVGFIGPIGVDVKKVADHSVRGLKNFVVGGMEEDTHYVNANHPRDFKVDEWYDLRTMVEGDPCPVCGEPLKATKGIELGHIFKLGTKYSEAMKAYFMDENGEMKPFIMGCYGWGVSRTMAAVVEHFHDENGMIWPLSIAPYTVVVDILNMNDAEQKQVGEKIYQVLSEKGEEVVLDDREVSPGFKFKDADLIGFPIRINVGRSLKEGVVELKKRYSKELVKVNIKNGFGTLLETLEKMKREYDPKEAAR
- a CDS encoding YifB family Mg chelatase-like AAA ATPase; this translates as MNYSKLSSATIQGIEAMKIDVEVDFDNRSVFNDIDVVGLGDTAVKESRKRVKSAILNSGFSLPHGKYVVNLAPGDVRKEGSMLDLPIALCILASTGIVQVSENILAIGELSLNGEVKRVNGVLPVLLSLSEKFSGTVLIPKENEEEAKCVKGLDIYAVESLRECVEFLRGDRALKQIEYSGIGNTNVEYEIDFSDVRDHEMVKRAVEIAVAGFHNILMIGNPGSGKTMIAKRIPTIFPPMSEEEILETSKVYSASGYPGIVKLRPFRSPHHTASTVSIIGGGTNPRPGEISLAHNGVLFLDELPEFKRDVLEALRQPLEEGIVTVARAKFTVTYPARFMLVGAMNPCPCGHLGDPKQPCVCSPRDIMRYRKKISGPLLDRMDLVINVPKLSFEEMMKKPEGEKSSSIRERVIKAREIQKRRFRDTHISCNSQMSHRMLRRFVQLDEKSEDLLKRYVEKYGLSGRKIDKVLKLSRTIADLEGSSGVEMRHLAEALQYRFRES
- the fliJ gene encoding flagellar export protein FliJ → MPFRFRLQRIYDVRRKEEETLKNDLSKINEKVENTQRIIQQLSAEKKRIESNFLHKKVLRKEDLLNMEMQMVFFEEEIKKKQSELSELMKEQEKTRSKLFEKMKERKILEKLKERKMREYFREENLKERKTMDEIAERKFWWES
- the tmung gene encoding type-4 uracil-DNA glycosylase, whose protein sequence is MYTREELMEIVSERVKKCTACPLHLNRTNVVVGEGNLDTRIVFVGEGPGEEEDKTGRPFVGRAGMLLTELLRESGIRREDVYICNVVKCRPPNNRTPTPEEQAACGHFLLAQIEIINPDVIVALGATALSFLMDGKKVSITKIRGNPIDWLAGKKVIPTFHPSYLLRNRSNELRKIVLEDIEKAKSFIKKEGR
- a CDS encoding metal-dependent transcriptional regulator encodes the protein MPRGRKKTLTPALEDYLAVIQEILQKQPAARVSTIARKMGVSLPSVTNAMKRLAELGYVEYEKYGYITLTEKGKRRARSLRGSQNRLRNFFFYVMGIPSPTAEKLARHFSHFLDTKTRERFKRFYDIMVNFDESKVQELKEFLEESRRLVNVQEIPEEARIMEEDEEEEAQP
- a CDS encoding SDR family oxidoreductase, whose product is MNVLVTGGAGFIGSHVVDKLIENGYGVIVVDNLSSGKVENLNRNALFYEQSIEDEEMMERIFSLHRPEYVFHLAAQASVAISVREPVRDAETNIIGSLVLLEKSIKHGVKKFIFSSTGGAIYGENVKVFPTPETETPHPISPYGIAKYSIEMYLEFFAREYGLKYTVLRYANVYGPRQDPYGEAGVVAIFTERMLRGEEVHIFGDGEYVRDYVYVDDVVRANLLAMEKGDNEVFNIGTGRGTTVNQLFKLLKEITGYDKEPVYKPPRKGDVRKSILDYTKAKEKLGWEPKIPLEEGLKLTVEYFRKTLE
- a CDS encoding AAA family ATPase, producing MSISEKPLNELLRPKDFEDFVGQDHIFGDKGILRRTLKTGNMFSSILYGPPGSGKTSVFSLLKRYFNGEVVYLSSTVHGVSEIKNVLKRGEQLRKYGKKLLLFLDEIHRLNKNQQMVLVSHVERGDIVLVATTTENPSFAIVPALLSRCRILYFKKLSDEDLMKILKKATRVLKLDLEETAEKAIVKHSEGDARKLLNTLEIVHQAFKNKRATLEDLETLLGNVSGYTKESHYDFASAFIKSMRGSDPNAAVYYLVKMIEMGEDPRFIARRMIIFASEDVGLADPNALHIAVSTSIAVEHVGLPECLMNLVECAIYLSLAPKSNSVYLAMKKAQELLVEDVPLFLRNPVTEEMKKRGYGEGYLYPHDFGGFVKTNYLPEKLKGEVIFQPKRVGFEEELFERLKRLWPEKYGGESMAEVRKELEYKGKKIRIVKGDITREEADAIVNAANEYLKHGGGVAGAIVRAGGSVIQEESDRIVQERGRIPTGEAVVTGAGKLKAKYVIHAVGPVWRGGSHGEDELLYKAVYNALLRAHELKLKSISMPAISTGIFGFPKERAVGIFSKAIKDFIDQHPDTALEEIRICNIDEETTKIFEEKFSV